The following proteins are encoded in a genomic region of Thermocrinis sp.:
- a CDS encoding ribonucleotide-diphosphate reductase subunit beta, whose amino-acid sequence MDRVLIFNPQGDREASKRKIVFGNPTNIMELNNIKYQWAFDLYKTMGFTNFWIPEEIPMLEDKKQYEKLLSEHEKRAYEMVLSFLIALDSYQVNMLKEFARYLTAPELVMAITSQEFQEALHSYSYQFILESVVDPRKADEIYNYWREDQKLMERNKLIAELYNEFIRKPNEENFIKAVFGNYVLESLYFYSGFAFFYTLGRQGKMLNTVQQIKYINRDELTHVTLFRNIINTLKEELPDLFTPEINRWVYEFFKFATEKEIEWGKYTTNNQILGLNDKLIERYIKYLSNLRLSQVGYQPLYPEITENPMKWIDQFRTINDTKTDFFQAKPQTYAKRSELKW is encoded by the coding sequence ATGGACAGAGTGTTAATTTTTAACCCACAAGGGGATCGTGAAGCAAGCAAAAGAAAAATTGTTTTTGGAAACCCAACCAACATAATGGAACTAAACAACATCAAATACCAATGGGCTTTTGATCTATACAAAACCATGGGCTTTACCAACTTCTGGATACCAGAAGAAATACCAATGCTGGAAGACAAAAAACAGTATGAAAAACTTCTATCTGAGCACGAGAAAAGAGCTTATGAAATGGTGCTTAGCTTTTTGATAGCCCTTGACTCTTATCAGGTAAACATGCTGAAAGAGTTTGCAAGATACCTGACCGCACCTGAACTTGTAATGGCTATAACTTCTCAGGAATTTCAAGAAGCCCTGCATTCATATTCTTATCAGTTTATTCTTGAGAGCGTGGTAGATCCAAGAAAGGCAGATGAAATATACAACTACTGGAGAGAGGACCAAAAACTTATGGAAAGAAACAAACTAATAGCTGAGCTGTATAACGAGTTTATAAGAAAGCCGAATGAAGAGAATTTCATAAAGGCAGTTTTCGGAAACTACGTGCTTGAAAGTCTCTACTTTTATTCGGGGTTTGCCTTTTTCTATACATTGGGAAGGCAAGGGAAAATGTTGAACACTGTTCAACAGATAAAGTACATAAACAGAGATGAGCTAACCCATGTGACGCTTTTTAGAAACATAATCAACACTTTAAAAGAGGAATTGCCTGATCTTTTCACTCCCGAGATAAACAGGTGGGTTTATGAGTTTTTCAAATTTGCGACAGAAAAAGAGATAGAATGGGGTAAATACACCACTAACAATCAGATACTTGGACTAAACGATAAGCTTATTGAAAGATACATCAAGTATTTATCCAATCTTAGACTCTCTCAAGTTGGGTATCAACCTCTCTATCCAGAAATTACAGAAAACCCCATGAAGTGGATAGACCAGTTTAGAACGATAAACGATACAAAGACAGACTTCTTCCAAGCAAAACCCCAAACCTACGCCAAAAGAAGCGAGCTTAAATGGTAA
- a CDS encoding cation:proton antiporter — translation MHSEEILIWVGVLFSLLFFLALSLKFLRVPYIISFMLAGFLGKAIFPEKVIDWVAILEHSAIVFLFFFIGLEYSFERLWNMKNVLKPGLVDFVFNFFPIFLAAYAITKDLSFSIVVSAALYPSSTSIVAKLLSDYKRLVLPEADLLIGILIFEDILSIILLSLISGVGKVDEDRTFLILRSVIFLVLLFFVFYLLRDLAHRGVSHADKIAYEPIFPFMILGLLLLLCGVGEWLGISSAMIAFLLGVIVPEQSLTYKAVEEKLTDLKELSLGVFFFSFTYTSDVSIEQSLLLLLVALVLSIITKAISTYIGARLYGLSRRAAIRASLSFLPRGEFSLIFASLLPSAQPFVFLVVFLSSILGSISFVYSPKIASFLGKKIS, via the coding sequence ATGCATTCGGAGGAAATCCTAATATGGGTTGGGGTACTATTTAGTCTGCTTTTTTTCTTAGCTCTATCCCTTAAATTCCTGCGCGTTCCGTATATCATCTCCTTTATGTTGGCTGGTTTTTTGGGAAAGGCTATTTTCCCAGAGAAGGTGATTGATTGGGTGGCCATCTTGGAGCACTCCGCCATTGTATTTTTGTTTTTCTTCATAGGGCTTGAATACTCTTTTGAACGCCTGTGGAATATGAAGAATGTGCTAAAGCCAGGTTTGGTTGATTTTGTATTTAACTTCTTCCCGATTTTTTTAGCAGCCTATGCTATTACTAAGGACCTTTCTTTTTCTATCGTAGTTTCAGCCGCCCTTTATCCTTCAAGCACATCCATAGTGGCTAAGCTTCTATCCGACTATAAAAGATTGGTTCTTCCAGAAGCAGACCTTCTTATAGGTATACTCATATTTGAGGATATCCTATCCATAATCCTTCTGTCTCTGATTTCTGGTGTAGGAAAAGTAGATGAGGATCGGACTTTTCTAATACTTAGAAGTGTAATCTTTCTCGTACTTTTGTTCTTTGTATTTTACCTACTTAGAGATTTAGCACACAGAGGAGTTAGCCATGCAGATAAAATCGCTTACGAGCCAATTTTCCCTTTCATGATATTGGGTTTGCTATTACTGTTATGTGGCGTGGGAGAGTGGTTGGGAATATCTTCTGCCATGATTGCCTTTTTACTTGGTGTTATAGTCCCAGAGCAGAGCCTTACCTATAAGGCTGTGGAGGAAAAACTTACAGATCTAAAAGAGCTTTCCTTAGGTGTCTTTTTCTTCAGTTTTACTTACACCTCTGATGTATCCATTGAGCAAAGTCTTTTACTTTTGCTCGTAGCTCTCGTTCTTTCCATAATCACAAAGGCAATTTCCACATACATAGGAGCAAGGCTGTATGGACTTAGCAGAAGAGCAGCCATCAGGGCAAGCCTATCTTTCTTACCAAGGGGTGAGTTTTCCCTGATCTTTGCCAGTCTACTTCCCAGTGCTCAGCCTTTTGTCTTTCTTGTAGTATTTTTGAGCTCAATACTTGGAAGCATAAGCTTTGTCTACTCTCCAAAAATAGCCTCTTTTCTAGGAAAGAAAATTTCTTAG
- the trxB gene encoding thioredoxin-disulfide reductase, whose protein sequence is MISEDILYDCVIVGGGPAGLTAGLYCARAKLHTLLLEKGTLGGQIAITDLVENYPGFPEGISGKELTQRFKQQAERFGLEIHRKEVVKIEKIEKEIFLHLRTGELLRAKTVILAVGANPRKLGVKGEEEFLNRGVSYCATCDGALFDGVPIAVVGGGDSACQESLFLTHFASLVYLIHRRDQLRAQKHLQERVLSHPKIKFIPNKVVEEIRGGEAVESLLLKDTQTGEFSTLAVEGVFIFIGLEPSTGFLKGTVEMDDKGYIITDNRMRTNLEGVFACGDCRSGATGQVAVAVGEGCIAAIEAERYIEEHF, encoded by the coding sequence ATGATTTCAGAAGACATCCTCTACGACTGCGTGATAGTGGGGGGAGGTCCTGCTGGTCTAACTGCCGGCCTATACTGCGCAAGGGCTAAACTTCATACTTTACTCTTAGAGAAAGGCACCCTTGGAGGACAGATAGCTATAACGGACCTCGTGGAAAACTATCCTGGCTTTCCAGAGGGAATAAGTGGAAAAGAGCTTACCCAGAGGTTCAAACAGCAGGCAGAGCGGTTCGGTTTGGAAATTCACAGAAAGGAAGTAGTGAAGATAGAGAAAATAGAAAAAGAAATCTTTCTCCATCTGAGAACGGGTGAGTTGTTGAGAGCCAAGACAGTTATACTGGCAGTGGGTGCTAATCCAAGAAAGTTGGGAGTCAAGGGTGAAGAGGAATTTCTAAACAGAGGAGTTTCTTATTGTGCTACTTGCGACGGTGCCCTTTTTGACGGTGTGCCCATAGCTGTGGTGGGGGGTGGCGATTCAGCCTGTCAGGAAAGTTTATTCTTGACCCATTTTGCAAGCCTAGTTTATCTGATTCACAGGAGGGACCAGCTTAGAGCTCAAAAACATCTTCAAGAGAGAGTTCTGTCCCATCCAAAGATAAAGTTTATACCTAACAAGGTAGTAGAGGAAATAAGGGGAGGAGAAGCTGTGGAAAGCCTTCTCCTTAAGGATACACAGACGGGAGAATTTTCTACCTTAGCTGTAGAAGGTGTTTTTATATTTATAGGGTTGGAGCCCTCTACTGGTTTCCTTAAAGGGACTGTGGAAATGGACGATAAGGGATACATAATCACCGACAATAGGATGAGGACTAATTTGGAGGGTGTATTTGCATGTGGAGACTGCAGGAGTGGAGCTACTGGCCAGGTGGCAGTGGCAGTGGGGGAAGGGTGTATAGCTGCTATAGAGGCAGAAAGATACATAGAAGAGCATTTTTAA
- a CDS encoding cation:proton antiporter regulatory subunit: MKIRETDLPGIGKKYGVLLKSGKELVIIIHNTGRREIYLMEDEEPSCFIELTDEEAKELGFLVAGATYQPVSAEKMEMILQQVVMEWIKVEDGSNLANKTIAQLEIRRKTGVSIIAIERGGKVIPSPDPYKEKIEVGDVLIAVGTRAQIKAFLDLCGRCST; this comes from the coding sequence ATGAAGATAAGAGAGACTGATCTGCCAGGCATAGGCAAAAAATATGGAGTTCTGCTAAAAAGTGGTAAGGAGCTTGTAATAATCATACACAACACTGGACGAAGGGAAATATACCTGATGGAAGATGAGGAGCCAAGTTGTTTTATAGAACTAACGGATGAAGAAGCAAAGGAGCTTGGTTTTCTTGTAGCTGGAGCTACTTACCAACCGGTTTCTGCAGAGAAGATGGAGATGATCCTTCAACAAGTGGTTATGGAGTGGATTAAGGTAGAGGATGGGTCAAACCTTGCTAACAAAACCATTGCCCAGCTTGAAATCAGAAGAAAGACAGGTGTTTCAATAATAGCCATAGAGAGAGGAGGAAAGGTCATACCGAGCCCGGATCCCTATAAGGAGAAGATAGAGGTAGGGGATGTCCTTATAGCGGTAGGAACCAGAGCACAGATAAAGGCATTTTTAGACCTTTGTGGAAGGTGTAGCACTTAA
- a CDS encoding helix-turn-helix transcriptional regulator, which produces MKKEVKKRYTISVVAEMYNIHPQTLRLYEREGLIKPYRSRGRTRYYTEDDLKRLELVLTLSRDLGVNLAGIEIIIRMKEQMEEMERQIQKLLEIIQSGFIGEEREDVRAIVLASKNLIARVRDIIYSDEDKRD; this is translated from the coding sequence ATGAAGAAGGAAGTTAAGAAAAGATACACCATAAGCGTTGTGGCGGAGATGTATAATATACATCCACAAACTCTCAGGCTCTACGAAAGAGAGGGTTTGATAAAGCCATACAGAAGCAGGGGAAGAACAAGATACTACACGGAGGATGACCTCAAAAGGCTTGAGCTAGTCCTTACTCTTTCCAGAGATCTTGGAGTGAACCTGGCTGGCATTGAGATAATAATCAGGATGAAGGAGCAGATGGAAGAGATGGAAAGGCAAATACAAAAGCTTCTGGAAATCATACAGAGTGGTTTTATTGGAGAGGAAAGAGAAGATGTAAGAGCAATAGTCTTGGCTAGCAAAAACTTAATTGCAAGAGTTAGGGATATAATCTATAGCGATGAAGATAAGAGAGACTGA
- a CDS encoding metalloregulator ArsR/SmtB family transcription factor: MEYQDQEILEEWAEFLKALAHPIRLRILATLIEGKQCVKNLSELLKISQPNVSQHLGILRNKGIVGCKRDGSIVCYYIKDDRALKIYEILSKEVIKWQET, translated from the coding sequence ATGGAGTATCAGGACCAAGAAATACTTGAAGAGTGGGCCGAGTTTCTGAAGGCTTTGGCACATCCTATAAGGTTGAGAATACTGGCAACTTTGATAGAGGGGAAGCAATGCGTTAAAAATCTGAGCGAACTTCTTAAAATCTCTCAACCTAACGTCTCTCAACACCTGGGAATATTAAGAAACAAAGGCATAGTTGGTTGCAAGAGGGACGGTTCCATAGTCTGCTATTATATTAAGGATGATAGAGCGCTTAAAATTTACGAAATCTTAAGCAAGGAGGTGATCAAATGGCAGGAAACGTGA
- the trxA gene encoding thioredoxin: MAGNVIVLSESNWHAEVLNSDKPVLVDFWAPWCGPCRIIAPLIEELAMEFGDRVKFGKLNTDENPNIAMQYGIRAIPTLMLFKNGEVVDTRIGVQPKEALRQMILSHI, from the coding sequence ATGGCAGGAAACGTGATAGTTTTGAGTGAAAGCAATTGGCATGCGGAAGTCCTAAACTCGGACAAGCCGGTTTTGGTGGATTTTTGGGCACCGTGGTGTGGGCCATGTAGGATAATCGCACCTCTGATAGAGGAGCTTGCTATGGAATTTGGAGATAGAGTAAAATTTGGCAAGTTAAACACAGATGAGAACCCTAACATAGCCATGCAGTATGGCATAAGGGCTATACCTACTTTGATGCTTTTCAAAAACGGTGAAGTGGTAGATACAAGGATAGGAGTTCAACCTAAGGAAGCTCTTAGACAGATGATACTAAGCCATATATGA
- a CDS encoding TIGR00269 family protein — translation MRRCAKCSDKGTIYLPEHRLSLCKTHYLEWFESRVEKAIKSFRMFSKEDNILVAVSGGKDSLGLWHALWKLGYKADGLYINLGIGEYSELSEKKAKAFADKIGKKLHVVYLKENIMDIPTLKELQSRPACSVCGTLKRYYMNLTAKKLGYSVIATGHNLDDECAVLMGNVLSWNIDYLVRQYPVLEEGNGFVRKVKPLCLVSEKQSAMYAFLSGIDFVEDECPYAVGASSISYKLIMAKIEEESPGTKLRFYLEFIRKVRPMFALKQNVKLNPCQVCGEPTTGDVCSVCRLKMRLEASKAGMKQNF, via the coding sequence CAAGACCCACTACTTGGAGTGGTTTGAAAGTAGAGTAGAAAAGGCAATAAAGAGCTTTAGGATGTTTTCTAAAGAGGATAATATTTTGGTTGCGGTTTCTGGAGGGAAGGATAGCTTAGGCCTTTGGCATGCCCTTTGGAAGTTGGGGTACAAAGCAGATGGCCTTTATATAAACTTAGGTATAGGTGAATACTCTGAGCTTTCGGAGAAAAAAGCTAAAGCCTTTGCGGACAAGATCGGCAAAAAGCTTCATGTTGTATATCTCAAAGAGAACATAATGGACATACCTACTCTAAAAGAGCTTCAGAGTAGACCAGCTTGTTCTGTATGTGGCACCTTGAAAAGGTACTACATGAACCTTACCGCAAAAAAACTTGGTTATTCTGTAATAGCTACGGGACACAATTTGGATGATGAGTGCGCGGTGCTTATGGGCAATGTGCTCTCTTGGAATATAGATTATTTGGTAAGGCAGTATCCTGTGCTGGAAGAAGGCAACGGTTTTGTAAGAAAAGTAAAACCTCTGTGCCTGGTATCAGAAAAGCAAAGCGCTATGTATGCCTTCCTATCTGGCATAGACTTTGTGGAAGATGAATGTCCCTACGCAGTGGGCGCATCTTCTATAAGCTACAAACTTATAATGGCAAAGATAGAAGAGGAAAGCCCAGGGACAAAGTTAAGGTTTTACTTAGAGTTTATAAGAAAGGTAAGGCCGATGTTTGCCCTCAAACAGAATGTAAAGTTAAATCCCTGCCAGGTATGCGGTGAGCCAACCACAGGTGACGTGTGCTCTGTATGCAGACTGAAAATGAGATTAGAAGCATCTAAGGCTGGAATGAAACAAAATTTTTGA
- the coaE gene encoding dephospho-CoA kinase (Dephospho-CoA kinase (CoaE) performs the final step in coenzyme A biosynthesis.) has protein sequence MLKIALTGNIGSGKSTVAKLFEDCGFYVYDADKIIKDLYREKGEVYEKVIEVFGREILSEDNSIDTKKLADIVFSDRGKLKILEDITHSALYRRLDEVFKTLPKDAVAIVEASLVLEKKTKGRYDFLVLVYAPYDVCKLRSLAKGITQEDFERRWKNQMDPEEKLKRADYVVDNSGDLKKTKERVAELCKLFKNFVSFQP, from the coding sequence ATGTTAAAAATAGCCCTAACTGGAAACATAGGCTCTGGTAAATCTACGGTGGCTAAGTTGTTTGAAGATTGCGGTTTTTACGTGTACGATGCAGATAAGATAATAAAGGATCTTTATAGAGAGAAGGGGGAAGTGTATGAAAAGGTGATAGAGGTTTTTGGCCGGGAAATCTTATCAGAAGATAACAGCATAGACACAAAAAAGTTAGCGGATATAGTATTTTCGGACAGGGGAAAGTTGAAAATTTTAGAAGATATAACCCACTCAGCTCTTTACAGAAGATTGGATGAGGTCTTTAAAACCTTACCTAAGGACGCTGTAGCAATAGTGGAGGCTTCACTCGTGCTGGAAAAGAAAACTAAAGGGAGATACGATTTTTTAGTTTTGGTCTATGCACCCTATGATGTTTGTAAATTAAGGTCTTTGGCAAAGGGGATAACGCAAGAGGACTTTGAGAGAAGATGGAAAAATCAAATGGATCCGGAGGAAAAGCTCAAGAGAGCGGACTATGTAGTGGATAACAGCGGTGATCTTAAAAAAACAAAGGAGAGAGTAGCTGAACTTTGTAAGCTATTCAAAAATTTTGTTTCATTCCAGCCTTAG
- the dnaJ gene encoding molecular chaperone DnaJ — translation MQSSKKDYYEVLGISRNATQEEIKKAYRRLARKYHPDFNKDPEAQEKFKEINEAYQVLSDPEKRKLYDQYGHAAFQGAGAGGYSQESWGDLFETIEDIFKGFGFEDVFERRGRRRTQRRPIKGEDIYYTIELTLEEAYSGKVVSIPVVREVPCPVCEGYGYDKSKGERTCPTCGGRGVIYQRQFFISISQTCPTCNGEGVIRDPCSRCAGKGTIPQKEEIKVRIPPGVDNGSRVFVEGKGHAGLYGGQAGDLYLLIKVKPHHTFERRGDNLYLDISIKLTEAVLGTEVEVPTLTGERIKVRIPPGTKEGDTFKVEGKGMPRLRGGGFGDLILRIHIDVPKLGLVEKLFGDGRRVKQLLEELDKLLPEPQRIKTRQA, via the coding sequence ATGCAATCTTCAAAAAAAGACTACTATGAAGTGCTTGGGATTTCAAGAAATGCTACCCAGGAGGAGATAAAGAAGGCATACCGAAGGCTTGCCAGAAAGTATCATCCAGATTTTAACAAAGATCCAGAGGCGCAGGAAAAGTTCAAGGAGATCAACGAAGCTTATCAAGTTCTATCGGACCCAGAAAAGAGAAAGCTCTATGACCAGTATGGACACGCTGCCTTTCAGGGGGCCGGTGCTGGAGGATACTCTCAAGAAAGTTGGGGAGATCTGTTTGAAACCATAGAAGACATATTTAAGGGTTTTGGTTTTGAGGATGTTTTTGAAAGGAGAGGAAGAAGGCGCACTCAAAGAAGACCGATTAAAGGTGAGGATATCTATTATACCATAGAGCTAACCCTTGAAGAGGCTTACTCTGGGAAAGTGGTAAGCATACCAGTGGTCAGAGAAGTCCCTTGTCCAGTCTGCGAAGGCTACGGTTATGATAAAAGCAAAGGGGAAAGGACGTGTCCCACGTGCGGTGGAAGGGGTGTAATCTATCAAAGACAGTTTTTTATAAGCATATCTCAAACTTGTCCAACTTGCAATGGAGAGGGTGTGATAAGAGATCCGTGTAGCAGGTGTGCTGGAAAAGGAACCATTCCGCAGAAAGAAGAAATAAAGGTGCGTATTCCACCTGGTGTAGATAATGGAAGTAGGGTTTTTGTGGAAGGTAAAGGTCATGCTGGGCTATACGGAGGACAGGCGGGGGACCTATACCTTCTAATTAAGGTAAAACCCCATCATACGTTTGAAAGGAGGGGGGACAATCTATACTTAGACATCAGTATTAAGCTCACAGAAGCAGTCTTAGGTACAGAGGTTGAGGTGCCCACTCTAACGGGCGAAAGGATCAAGGTAAGGATCCCACCTGGCACAAAGGAAGGGGACACCTTTAAGGTGGAAGGTAAAGGTATGCCAAGGTTGAGAGGTGGCGGTTTTGGAGACCTTATCCTCAGGATACACATAGACGTGCCTAAGCTGGGTCTGGTAGAAAAGCTCTTTGGCGATGGAAGAAGAGTTAAGCAACTTTTGGAAGAGTTAGACAAACTACTGCCAGAACCTCAAAGGATTAAAACGAGACAAGCATGA
- a CDS encoding 6-carboxytetrahydropterin synthase — protein sequence MKWQISKTFRFEAGHRVWKQNLTHGRGASFTLGKEIPVNKCINLHGHSYVLEIVLGSDSLSEQDMVIDFYHVKNALKELIDTIDHSFIIDINDPMYTELKQVAEKYGALKIFPVDFCPTAEALAKFFYDFVKRRLEEAGLLGEVRVIKTILWETATSKAEYSENML from the coding sequence TTGAAGTGGCAGATATCAAAAACCTTTAGATTCGAGGCGGGGCACAGGGTTTGGAAACAAAACTTAACGCACGGAAGGGGAGCAAGCTTTACCTTAGGAAAAGAAATACCGGTAAACAAATGTATAAACCTACACGGACATAGCTATGTTCTGGAAATAGTTTTAGGTTCAGATAGCCTTTCTGAGCAGGATATGGTGATAGATTTTTATCACGTCAAGAATGCTTTAAAAGAGTTAATAGATACCATAGACCACAGTTTCATAATAGACATAAACGACCCGATGTATACAGAGCTCAAACAGGTGGCAGAAAAGTATGGAGCGTTAAAGATATTTCCTGTAGATTTTTGCCCTACGGCCGAAGCGCTTGCTAAGTTCTTTTATGATTTTGTAAAGCGAAGGTTGGAAGAGGCGGGACTGTTGGGAGAAGTTAGAGTGATAAAAACTATACTCTGGGAAACTGCCACTTCAAAAGCGGAATATTCAGAAAACATGTTATAA
- the panD gene encoding aspartate 1-decarboxylase: MKRFMLKSKIHRARITGAELHYEGSISIDISLMEAADLMPYEKIEVYNVNNGARFSTYVIPAPKYSGEVRLNGAAARLGAVGDIIIIASYSIFNQEELHNFKPILVYVDEFNRIREIKREIVEELV, encoded by the coding sequence ATGAAGAGGTTTATGTTAAAATCCAAAATACACAGGGCACGTATAACTGGAGCGGAACTGCATTACGAGGGTAGTATATCCATAGATATAAGCCTTATGGAGGCAGCAGATCTGATGCCTTACGAAAAAATAGAAGTATACAACGTAAATAATGGCGCCAGGTTTTCCACATACGTTATACCCGCACCTAAATATTCTGGAGAGGTAAGGTTGAACGGAGCTGCAGCAAGGCTTGGAGCAGTTGGGGATATAATCATAATAGCTTCCTATAGTATATTTAATCAAGAAGAGCTCCACAACTTCAAACCTATTCTTGTTTACGTAGATGAATTTAATAGAATAAGAGAGATAAAAAGAGAAATAGTGGAGGAGCTTGTTTGA
- a CDS encoding PilZ domain-containing protein: MNYQGRFETFKEATKYMFEPSLQDIIISLFGLFASISVLILLPYFISKYIKSNMLKREFKVVGESFGLEEEEINVLYECARNLSEPSKLFHSKYVFEKCAGKLIKKNSDNIPIIVSVRKKLKFEHLPWFLPLSTTRDIELYQTGFISYKGNSYSAAVWEKTEKELHIAILDRLEDIPEVGEKISFSFLREDDGRYYFQEEVLNTYLEGSKIVLVLPHTEKLGKIQLRESVRWKVSIPARVFFFGRVVTPEELSLMENIPNEAFVEGTIEDISVGGLKVCLKGPFELREGESLLIEFEWKNNYFDRILSEIINIRSLTEKTCIGVKFLNLKKSQEETIRKLILEEQREVLRSYKMGK, encoded by the coding sequence ATGAACTATCAGGGAAGATTTGAAACTTTTAAAGAAGCGACAAAATACATGTTTGAGCCCAGCTTGCAGGATATTATAATTTCCCTTTTTGGTCTGTTTGCCTCCATATCAGTTTTGATACTACTTCCCTACTTTATTTCTAAATACATTAAAAGTAACATGTTAAAAAGAGAATTTAAAGTTGTTGGTGAATCTTTTGGACTTGAAGAAGAGGAGATCAATGTGCTATACGAGTGTGCTCGTAATTTAAGTGAGCCTAGTAAACTATTCCATAGCAAGTATGTATTTGAAAAGTGTGCTGGAAAGCTGATTAAAAAGAACTCAGATAATATTCCAATCATAGTAAGTGTTAGGAAAAAACTTAAATTTGAACATCTACCCTGGTTTTTGCCTCTGTCTACCACAAGGGATATAGAGCTCTATCAAACCGGTTTTATTTCTTATAAAGGAAATTCATACAGTGCCGCTGTTTGGGAAAAAACGGAGAAGGAGCTGCACATAGCCATACTGGACAGATTGGAGGATATTCCCGAAGTGGGAGAGAAAATTAGTTTCTCTTTTCTTAGAGAAGACGATGGTAGATACTACTTTCAGGAGGAGGTTTTAAATACTTACCTTGAGGGTAGTAAGATAGTTCTTGTTCTACCGCATACCGAAAAGCTTGGTAAAATACAGTTAAGGGAATCTGTGAGGTGGAAAGTGTCTATTCCTGCCCGCGTTTTTTTCTTTGGAAGGGTTGTAACTCCAGAAGAGCTATCACTTATGGAAAACATACCAAACGAAGCTTTTGTAGAAGGAACTATAGAGGATATAAGTGTTGGAGGTTTAAAAGTGTGCCTCAAGGGCCCTTTCGAACTAAGGGAAGGTGAAAGCCTACTAATAGAATTTGAGTGGAAGAATAATTATTTTGATCGGATACTCTCGGAGATAATAAACATAAGAAGCTTAACAGAAAAAACGTGTATAGGAGTAAAGTTTTTGAACCTAAAAAAATCACAAGAAGAAACCATAAGAAAACTTATCCTTGAAGAACAAAGGGAGGTTCTCAGGAGTTACAAAATGGGAAAGTAA
- the rpsU gene encoding 30S ribosomal protein S21, with translation MVLVLVGENESFEKAFKKFKRIVEKEGILTEVRRRQFYEKPSEKKKRRERQARKRIAKAMKKRNVI, from the coding sequence TTGGTATTAGTATTGGTTGGAGAAAATGAATCCTTTGAAAAGGCTTTTAAAAAGTTCAAGAGGATAGTGGAAAAGGAGGGAATACTAACAGAGGTAAGAAGGCGTCAATTTTATGAAAAACCAAGCGAAAAGAAGAAAAGAAGAGAACGCCAGGCAAGAAAGAGAATAGCTAAAGCTATGAAAAAAAGGAACGTTATTTAA
- a CDS encoding Ppx/GppA phosphatase family protein, whose product MRLASVDVGSYSCRFSVADFSNSFQLIYEEGNITALATGLKDGNYLLEERMEETLKVIKHYISKAKDLGVDRIVLVGTEALRRAKNADDFLKRVKEETGYDLNVITPEEEGSLAFLAVAFSLKPEGKFCIIDQGGGSTEFVCGRGFEVEYLRSLPVGIVNLTEEFIKNDPPTNYELESLKNFLDNAIYQVITPCDVLIGLGGTITTISAIKHGVFPYEGEKVHGTKLSLDDIMFWLETLSSMKADDRVKHFPHIEPKRAKVIIPGLVIFYRAMMLFGKREIIVSDWGIKEGVLIREYLKQKTT is encoded by the coding sequence ATGAGGCTTGCATCTGTTGATGTGGGTTCCTATTCCTGTAGGTTTAGCGTGGCAGATTTTTCCAATTCCTTCCAACTGATCTATGAAGAGGGTAATATCACAGCCTTGGCAACTGGTCTAAAAGATGGAAATTACCTTCTGGAAGAAAGGATGGAGGAAACTCTAAAAGTAATAAAGCACTATATCTCAAAGGCAAAAGATTTAGGAGTGGATAGAATAGTTCTTGTAGGAACCGAAGCTCTTAGAAGAGCAAAGAATGCTGACGATTTTTTAAAAAGGGTGAAGGAAGAAACTGGTTATGACTTAAATGTCATCACACCGGAGGAAGAGGGAAGCTTGGCTTTTCTGGCGGTGGCTTTTTCCTTAAAGCCCGAAGGTAAATTCTGCATCATAGACCAGGGGGGTGGTTCCACAGAGTTTGTGTGCGGAAGAGGGTTTGAAGTTGAATACCTAAGATCTTTACCAGTAGGTATAGTTAATCTAACTGAGGAGTTTATAAAAAACGACCCACCTACCAACTACGAGCTTGAGTCTCTAAAGAACTTTTTGGACAATGCTATTTATCAAGTAATTACACCCTGCGATGTGCTGATTGGCTTGGGTGGAACGATAACTACCATAAGTGCTATAAAGCATGGAGTATTTCCATACGAAGGAGAAAAGGTGCATGGAACTAAGCTTAGCTTGGACGATATAATGTTTTGGCTTGAAACTCTAAGTAGTATGAAAGCGGATGATAGAGTAAAGCATTTCCCACACATAGAACCAAAGAGGGCTAAGGTGATCATCCCGGGGCTTGTGATATTCTACAGAGCTATGATGTTGTTTGGCAAAAGGGAGATAATCGTAAGCGACTGGGGTATTAAGGAGGGTGTGTTAATAAGAGAGTATCTAAAACAAAAAACTACCTAA